The proteins below are encoded in one region of Chrysiogenia bacterium:
- a CDS encoding apolipoprotein N-acyltransferase yields TLAGLKPGEHQPYLTNSAVLLAPLAGRAPGSVAPGDLIAARYDKIGLLPFGEFMPLQGLIPQLRQWIRGGGTFTPGTKPASFDVAGMKLAAGICYEAILPAMTLKALRPEDQVLLNLTNDAWFGEGDERHQHWTLAVWRTIENRVWLLRATNTGRTSVIDPAGRETARAPESQKHVLFAQVRAADMGSLFRSFGRWFDWLCLAALALGMLETWRRKRT; encoded by the coding sequence CACTCTCGCGGGTCTCAAGCCCGGCGAGCACCAGCCCTACCTGACCAACTCGGCGGTGCTTCTCGCGCCGCTTGCGGGCCGCGCGCCGGGCAGCGTGGCGCCGGGCGACCTCATTGCCGCGCGCTATGACAAGATCGGCCTGCTCCCCTTCGGGGAGTTCATGCCGCTTCAGGGCCTGATTCCCCAGCTTCGCCAGTGGATTCGCGGCGGCGGAACCTTTACCCCCGGAACAAAGCCCGCGTCCTTCGACGTGGCGGGGATGAAGCTCGCCGCCGGGATCTGCTACGAGGCGATCCTGCCGGCCATGACGCTCAAGGCGCTTCGCCCCGAGGACCAGGTGCTGCTCAACCTGACCAACGACGCCTGGTTCGGCGAAGGCGATGAGCGTCACCAGCACTGGACCCTCGCGGTGTGGCGCACCATCGAAAACCGCGTGTGGCTGCTGCGCGCAACCAACACCGGCCGCACCAGCGTGATCGATCCAGCGGGGCGAGAAACCGCGCGTGCGCCGGAAAGCCAGAAACACGTCCTGTTTGCGCAGGTGCGCGCGGCCGACATGGGCAGCCTTTTCAGAAGCTTCGGCCGCTGGTTCGACTGGCTCTGCCTTGCCGCACTGGCACTGGGGATGCTGGAGACATGGCGTCGCAAACGCACATGA
- a CDS encoding coproporphyrinogen III oxidase family protein produces MSGLYLHLPFCVKKCPYCDFNTWPLDQLGAGDHEAKFFAALGREVDLLLEAHAAEEGAQPLETLYFGGGTPSLSEPARIAALTQKVRAAGHAPKEITLEANPESFSAQRFAGFVDAGINRISVGVQSFNDEVLRALGREHDVARARQVLAWLRGNERLISWNFDLIYGVGDAHDVASFERELDELLEWAPPHVSLYALEVHGATAFGARARAGEQLTTGDDAQADLFDLARARLLGAGYHHYEIANFAKPGHEAVHNSLYWRAASVIAAGPGATGFWRGACAPWGLRWKTPRSMPAYLEWCAALGDPSGGIAALLEPLAGRAAEWEHLDQAQALSERMILGLRLLEEGLDLEALRKTFGEEAVAGKLAALDRYLGAGWLRQSGTQLFLEGEYALVANSLFADLMD; encoded by the coding sequence ATGAGTGGCCTCTACCTGCACCTGCCTTTTTGTGTGAAGAAGTGCCCCTACTGCGACTTCAACACCTGGCCGCTCGATCAGCTCGGCGCCGGAGATCACGAGGCAAAGTTTTTCGCCGCTCTTGGTCGCGAAGTGGACCTGCTGCTTGAGGCGCATGCCGCCGAAGAAGGCGCGCAGCCTCTGGAGACGCTCTACTTCGGCGGCGGCACGCCCTCGCTGAGCGAGCCCGCGCGCATCGCGGCGCTCACCCAAAAAGTCCGCGCGGCCGGTCACGCCCCCAAAGAAATCACGCTCGAAGCCAATCCCGAATCCTTTTCAGCCCAGCGCTTTGCCGGTTTTGTGGATGCGGGCATCAACCGCATCAGCGTCGGGGTGCAGAGCTTCAACGACGAAGTGCTCCGCGCGCTGGGGCGCGAACACGACGTAGCGCGCGCGCGGCAGGTGCTCGCCTGGCTGCGCGGCAATGAGCGGCTCATCTCCTGGAACTTCGACCTGATCTACGGCGTCGGGGATGCGCACGACGTCGCTTCTTTCGAGCGCGAGCTGGACGAGCTTCTCGAATGGGCGCCGCCCCATGTCTCGCTCTATGCCCTCGAAGTGCACGGCGCGACGGCCTTCGGAGCGCGCGCCCGCGCGGGCGAGCAGCTCACCACCGGCGATGACGCGCAGGCCGACCTCTTTGACCTGGCGCGCGCGCGGCTGCTGGGTGCGGGCTATCACCACTACGAGATCGCCAACTTCGCAAAGCCCGGCCACGAAGCGGTGCACAACTCGCTCTACTGGCGCGCGGCGAGCGTGATTGCGGCCGGGCCCGGAGCGACGGGATTCTGGCGCGGCGCCTGCGCGCCGTGGGGGCTTCGCTGGAAGACGCCGCGATCGATGCCTGCGTATCTCGAATGGTGCGCCGCTCTGGGCGATCCCTCCGGCGGCATTGCCGCCCTGCTCGAACCGCTTGCCGGGCGCGCCGCCGAGTGGGAGCACCTCGATCAGGCGCAGGCGCTCAGCGAACGGATGATCCTCGGGCTACGGCTCCTGGAAGAAGGACTCGATCTCGAAGCGCTGCGAAAAACCTTCGGGGAAGAAGCGGTCGCGGGCAAGCTCGCGGCGCTGGATCGTTATCTGGGGGCCGGCTGGCTGCGGCAATCGGGCACGCAACTCTTCCTGGAAGGCGAGTACGCACTGGTCGCGAATTCATTGTTTGCCGACCTGATGGACTGA
- the hrcA gene encoding heat-inducible transcription repressor HrcA, translating to MQRERRKSQVLRDLIDEFLRTGAAVGSKALAERSGAGASSSTIRSVMSELTREGLLEQPHTSAGRIPTEHALRLYIRDLLELETLSDRERGRIARTLDEVLSERDEPLLGAARLLSSLSDQAGVLLTQGIEQVCLKRIELVRVGAHRVLVILISVHETIYERLLHVKEDISSDELQRYTNFLNRFADGSPLGELRARLENERVRMGRMAGLLVERAVQLATRAMEGLPAAGELHVEGQARIVEHEDLLGNARMLRDLLEILDDGRTISDLLARVARGEGVQVLLGADAGLESVPLSLVAAPCRALDQQLVGTLGVLGPTRMNYSRVIPLVSCLAALAGQRFAPASSNFATNQEEN from the coding sequence ATGCAACGAGAGCGAAGAAAATCTCAGGTACTGCGTGACCTGATCGATGAGTTCCTGCGCACCGGCGCGGCCGTTGGCTCCAAAGCCCTGGCCGAGCGTTCGGGTGCGGGCGCGTCGTCGTCGACGATTCGCTCGGTGATGTCGGAACTCACGCGCGAGGGATTGCTCGAGCAGCCCCACACCTCGGCCGGTCGCATTCCGACCGAGCACGCGCTGCGCCTCTACATCCGCGACCTGTTGGAACTCGAAACGCTGAGCGATCGCGAGCGCGGGCGCATTGCGCGCACGCTCGACGAAGTGCTGTCCGAGCGCGACGAGCCGCTGCTTGGCGCCGCGCGGCTGCTCTCCTCGCTCTCGGACCAGGCCGGCGTGCTTCTCACCCAGGGGATCGAGCAGGTTTGTCTCAAGCGCATCGAGCTGGTGCGCGTGGGCGCCCACCGGGTGCTGGTGATCCTGATCTCCGTGCACGAGACGATCTACGAGCGGCTGCTGCATGTGAAGGAAGACATTTCCAGCGACGAGCTGCAGCGCTACACGAATTTTCTCAATCGCTTCGCCGACGGCTCGCCGCTGGGGGAACTTCGCGCGCGGCTCGAAAACGAGCGCGTGCGCATGGGCCGCATGGCGGGCCTGCTTGTCGAACGGGCGGTGCAACTGGCCACCCGCGCGATGGAGGGGCTGCCCGCCGCGGGCGAACTTCACGTCGAGGGACAGGCGCGCATTGTCGAGCACGAGGACCTGCTGGGCAATGCGCGCATGCTGCGCGACCTGCTGGAGATTCTCGACGACGGGCGCACCATTTCCGACCTGCTCGCGCGCGTCGCGCGCGGCGAAGGGGTGCAGGTGCTGCTGGGCGCCGATGCGGGGCTGGAGAGCGTTCCTCTGAGCCTGGTGGCCGCGCCCTGCCGCGCTCTGGATCAGCAGCTCGTGGGCACGCTGGGCGTGCTCGGCCCGACACGGATGAATTACTCGCGGGTGATCCCGCTTGTTTCGTGCCTGGCGGCACTTGCGGGGCAGCGTTTTGCCCCGGCATCATCGAATTTCGCAACGAATCAGGAAGAGAACTGA